From Rutidosis leptorrhynchoides isolate AG116_Rl617_1_P2 chromosome 3, CSIRO_AGI_Rlap_v1, whole genome shotgun sequence, a single genomic window includes:
- the LOC139902165 gene encoding uncharacterized protein, with the protein MTTEEAKEMPDVVSGTFLVNNVYANVLFDSGANRSFVSATFCHYLNKDVKKLDRNFLVEMADGGQITICEIFEDCIINLDGNELPVKLMPMPLGGFDVVIGMDWLSDNKARIVCDEKMIELRAPSGECIHIYGDKRKNDIAIISTIKARKYLRKGCVAYLAYAIDAEPDQRVEDVPIVKEYPDVFPEDLPGIPPECQVEFRIDIVPGAAPIAKAPYRLAPTEMQELMKCNILVSGLGEITYLSFFAY; encoded by the coding sequence ATGACTACAGAGGAAGCTAAAGAGATGCCTGATGTAGTTTCAGGTACTTTTCTTGTCAATAATGTCTATGcaaacgttttatttgattctggtgcaaaTAGAAGTTTTGTATCTGCCACTTTTTGCCATTATTTAAATAAGGATGTCAAGAAGTTAGATAGAAATTTTTTAGTCGAAATGGCTGATGGTGGACAAATAACAATTTGTGAAATATtcgaagattgcataattaacctAGATGGAAACGAATTGCCAGTTAAATTAATGCCTATGCCCTTAGGAGGATTCGATGTagtaattggtatggattggttatcggATAACAAAGCACGAATTGTATGTGATGAGAAGATGATTGAGTTACGGGCTCCAAGTGGAGAATGCATACATATTTATGGTGATAAAAGGAAGAACGATATTGCTATCATATCTACAATAAAGGCCAGAAAATACTTAAGAAAAGGATGTGTTGCTTATCTAGCATACGCGATAGATGCTGAGCCAGACCAAAGAGTGGAGGATGTCCCAATTGTTAAAGAGTATCCAGATGTCTTTCCAGAAGATTTGCCAGGAATTCCACCAGAATGTCAAGTTGAATTCAGAATCGACATCGTGCCAGGTGCAGCACCGAtagctaaagcaccataccgtttagctccAACAGAGATGCAAGAACTCATGAAGTGTAACATCCTAGTGTCGGGCCTAGGTGAAATTACGTATCTGTCCTTTTTTGCGTATTAA